The genomic DNA ATATGAGTAGCTCGCGATTGCCAGAGGCGGCCAAGCGGTGGATTTCGTTATGCGTGATATCGCCTTCGGCGCCCACATGGACATTGCCTATAAGGCGGAGCCGGGGAGTGGTGCCGGAGCCGCAGTGAGAGCCCGTGACGGCGTCGCCAAGCACGCCGGCCAAACCCGCAAAGCGGCGGAGTAGACCGAATGGTGCGGTGCATTGGGTAATGAGGTCCACACACATGCCAGCGCTGATAAGCTTCTCGGCGGTGGATAGGGCTGCTGGCCCCTCGCCGATGATGGCTATACGCTGCATGAAAGTGCCTCCTTGTGCGGGGTGCAGATGCCCGCAATAGACTGTCTTGTCTGTAAATCTAGTCCGCTTGGTACGGATTGGAAACTTTTTATTCGCACCTCCCGCCAAGCTCAGCGGCTTTTCGCGCACAATCTCCTGCACCGCCTTGGGGTTTTGCCTAATGTGTGACGGCATGACCCCAACGACGAACCTGCTGGACGGTGGCAAGAACTACCGCGACCCCAGCATCTCCCCGGAAGGCACGCGCGATACTGTGCCGCTGGACGCCGAGGTAGCCGCGCGCAACCAGCAATTGGTGGACCAGTGGGCGGATAAGCTTTATGACGCCTCCGCTGAAACCATTACCGAATGGGCCGCCGAGCACGCCCCCGGCCGCCTAGCAGTAACCATGTCCATGGAGAACACGGTCTTGGCCGAGCTCGCCCACCGCGCCGGGCTCGATGCGGACCTGCTTTTCATCGATACCGGTTGGCACTTCCCGGAAACCCTCCAGGTGGCCGATGAGGTAGAAAAGCGCTACCCGGACCTGCCCTTGGTGCGCGTACTGCCGTTGCTAAGCCCGGAAGAACAAGACAAGGTGTACGGCCCGCGCCTTTATACCCGCGATACAGCGGCCTATAACCGCATGCGCAAGGTCGAGCCGCTGAATATGGCGATGGACCCATATGCTGGCTGGGTCACCGGCCTGCGCCGCGCCGATTCCGAACACCGCGCCACCGCCCCGGCGCTGAGCCTCGACCGCACCGGCCGGTTGAAGATCTCGCCCATTATCACCTGGGATCTGGACGATACGGACCGCTATATCGAGGGCAACGACCTCATCATCCACCCACTCACGCTTCAGGGATACCGCTCCATCGGCTGCGCCCCGCTGACTTTCCCGGTTGGTGAAGGCGACGATGCCCGGTCCGGGCGCGTATTTGCAGACGGCAAGACAGAATGCGGGTTACACGAATAATGAGCACACTTTCTCCACACCTAAAAGACCTAGAAAACGAGTCCATCCACATCCTGCGCGAGGTGGCCGGGCAGTTCGACAAGGTAGGCATCCTCTTTTCCGGCGGCAAGGACTCCGTTGTTGTTTTCGAGCTAGCCCGTCGCGCCTTCGCCCCGGCCACGGTGCCGTTTGAGCTGCTCCATGTCGATACCGGGCACAACTTCCCCGAGGTCATTGATTTCCGCGACCGCCTCGTGAAAGAATCTGGCGCTCGCCTGCACGTCGCCCGCGTCCAGGACTGGATCGACCGCGGCGACCTGCAAGAGCGCCCCGATGGGACCCGCAACCCGCTGCAGTCCGTGCCGTTGGTAGAGACCATCGCCGAGCGCGAGTATGACGCCGTGTGCGGTGGCGCCCGCCGCGATGAGGAGCGCGCCCGCGCCAAGGAGCGCATCTTTTCCATCCGCGATTCCTTTGGCGGCTGGGACCCCCGCCGCCAGCGCCCCGAGCTGTGGGATCTTTACAACGGCGGCAAGATGGCCGGCGAAAACGTCCGTGTTTTCCCTATCTCCAATTGGACCGAGTCCGATATTTGGGAATACATCGGCGCCCGCGAACTCGAGCTGCCCTCCATCTACTACTCTCACGAGCGCGAGGTATTCAAGCGCAATGGCATGTGGCTAGCACCTGGTGAATGGGGTGGCCCGGCCGAGGGGGAGGAGCTGGAAACCCGCACCGTGCGCTACCGCACCGTGGGAGATATGTCCTGCACCGGCGCCGTGGAATCTACCGCATCGACCCCGGACGAGGTGCTCGCGGAGATCTCCATTTCCATCCTTTCCGAGCGCGGTGCCACCCGCGCCGATGACAAACTTTCCGAGTCCGCCATGGAGGACCGCAAGAAGGAAGGCTACTTCTGATGACCACGACCCTCGCGCCGAATGTCGGCGCCCTCAAGCAGCGCGATACCCTGCGCCTGTGCACCGCCGGCTCCGTCGATGACGGCAAGTCCACCTTCGTTGGCCGCCTGCTCTATGACACCAAGTCCGTTCTCGCGGATCAGGTCGAATCCATGGAGCGCACCTCCACTGACCGCGGCTTCGACGGCATGGACCTCTCTTTGCTTGTTGACGGCCTGCGTGCCGAGCGCGAGCAGGGCATTACCATCGACGTGGCTTATCGCTACTTCGCCACGGATAAGCGCACCTTCATCCTCGCCGATACCCCCGGCCACGTGCAGTACACCCGCAATACGGTCACCGGCATGTCCACCTCCCAGGTGGTGGTGCTTCTTATCGACGCCCGCCATGGCGTTGTCGAACAAACCCGCCGCCACCTCAACGTGGCCGCCCTCCTCGGCGTGCGCCACGTGGTTCTCGCGGTGAACAAGATTGACCTGGTGGACTATGACGAGCAGGTCTTCCGCGATATCGAGTCAGAGTTCAACCAGATCGCCGCGCGCTTAGACATCACCGATACCACCGTCGTGCCGATTTCCGCGCTCAAAGGCGATAACGTGGTCGAGCGCTCCACCACCATGGAGTGGTACACCGGCCCGACCGTCCTCGAGGTTCTCGAGACCGTCCCCGTGGCCTCCGGCCGCGCCGATGAGCTGGATTTCCGTTTCCCCATCCAGTATGTCATCCGTGAGCACGCCTCCGATTACCGCGGCTACGCCGGCCGCGTGAAGGCCGGTTCCATTTCCGTGGGCGACGAGGTCCGCCTGCCCGAGGGCCGCACCAGCACCGTCACCCAGATAGATACTGCCGATGGCCCCGCCGACTCCGCCGCCACCGGCGATTCCGTGACACTCCTGCTTGCCGACGACATCGATCTTGCCCGCGGCGATCTCCTCGCCGGCCCTCAGCGCCCCGCGGCCACCCGCGAATTCGATGCCACCGTTGTAGGCCTGACCGAAAAGGACATCAAGCCCGGCCAGATGCTCAAGCTGCGCTACGGTTCCTCCTTGGTCAAGGTCCGCGTCGCCGCAGTCACCCGCACCTTGGACCTCGATGGCGTTTCCGATGTGGAAGACCCCGAATCTGTCGCCATGAACGACATCGCCCACATCGCCATCCAGACCCAGGCCGAGCTTCCCGTTGAGGACTACGCTGCCCGCGGCGCGGTGGGCAATTTCCTGCTCATCGACCAGTCTTCCGGCAACACCCTCGCCGCCGGCTTCGTTGGCCACCGCCTGCGCTAGTCGTTTTTCGCGCCGCTGCTGTCGCTATTGTCGCCGCGTATCATAATGAGGCCGGTGACGCCGAGCAACAGCGGCGTGGAGATACCGAACACCGTAGGCCCTACTACGGTTAAGTTCACGATCAGCAGGACAATCGCCGCCACCAGCGCGAAAGCCCCGAATTTCTGCTGAAACGTTTTCTCGCTCATTCCTATCTCCCCTTCGGCTACGTTGTGGCCACGATAACCGCCTCTGGCTCCCCGCGAAAGCCCAGAACGCGGCCATTTCTTGGCTTCCCGCACCCCTTGAGGCCCCACCGTCGCTTGGCGTCACGCAGCGCGTAAAACAAGCACGTTTCGCCGCCAAACTGGTGACATTTTAGCGAAACGTGCTTGTTTTACATCGATCTACTGCATCGGTGGAACGTCGCCTGACATGATGACCTTCTGCTGGCCTTCATCCCACCGGAAGCCTGCATTGGTCGTACCCGAGCGGTTGGCATTGCCTTCGCCCTCGCGTGGCCAGTGATAGGTCACCGCTATTTCGGAATCGTTGACGCGTTCAACCGTGGGAGCGAAGCCGTAGGGCTTTGCTGTTGCAGTACCTAAGTATTCACCGTGGTTAAAAAGCATGATATGGAAGGGTGAAGAACTTGTCCCTCCCTCAATCATCAGGGTTTCCCACGATAGGGAAGCGCATGGGTCGTAGCCGGAGGAATCGAAAAGCTCCCAACCAATGGTGCCCCACGGCGCAACTTGGGAAACGCCGTCTTGGAACGCTGTCTGTGCGCTGTGCGTACCGCAGGTTTGGTTGGCTCCGCTAGCAGAAGAATTCTCGTCATCTAGTTGGGACGCCTGGCTTTCCTCCTCCTCGTCCATCACTACGTTGGGTGGCACTGGCTTGGAAGTAGCTTTTTCTTCTGGGGCAGATTCTTTCGTCGAGGTCTCCTGCTCTGCATTGTCACCTTGTTCTGGTGAAGTGGACCTCGAAGCAGTCTCATAGTGAAGATTTTGACCAGCAGTGTCAGTGGAATTATTTCCACAGCCAGCCAGAGTAAAGGGCACGATTGCCAGGCTCATTGCTGCCCCGATGGTCAGTACTCGGCCATGGAGACGGCTATGCGAGCTAGGCATTCTCAACCGCCCGGCGTCCCATAGTCTTGCGAATCGACCAGACGAACTCCCAGAGAATCAGCATGAGCGGGGTGGCTACGACAGTTTTGATCAGAGAGGCGCTGAAATCTGCGGTCTTGGACTCAAGCTCTGAGGAATCAAAGACGAGGCCCATGGCGGTGGTGTCACTAGCTTCGCCGGCAAGGGACAAGCCGCGGATTCCGGCAATAAGCCACACGAGGAGCAGGATGCCCCATAGCACGCACCACATGATGGATTGGCAGCGTTGGCGGTCTGGTTCGACGGGGAATGTTACATTACTAAAATCAACAGTGACTTGTTTATTGGCCACGTTGAAGCTTGAACTGCTGCTGAATTGCTGATTTGTTGCCTGTGGCTTCCAGTCTTGCTGTGGTTGCGCCGAGTGCTGAGGGGTGTATTCCGGCGCCGGGGTATAGGAGGCAAGATGTTCTTGCGGCGCGGTTTCGGACGGGAGGGCGGCGATGTAGCGGATGCGTGCGATATCTACTTCCGGCCCAGTGGTATTAGCCAAGTCGTTATCGTATTGCTTGCGCCGGTTGTCTGCGGAAAAGATTTGTCGCGCAGTGCTCAGTTCGTCGCGCGCTGCGGCGTCCCCGGGATCGACTTGGGCGAGCTTGTTGTCGATCTCTTCGATAAGATCGGCGGGATCTGCCGAAGCATCGAGGGAGAGAGAATCGTAGAGGTTGTAGTGGGACACAGAGAGTTCCTTTCTGGTGTTAGAGCAGAGTCGTAGGGAGAAGAGAGTAATAGGGAAGGGGGGGATTTACATGGAGAGGGGATTAGCAGGGGTCGGAGAAGTCCGCATCGTTATTTAGTGAACGAGCATTGCCACCGTATTGCGCTTTTAGCTCGCACACTTTCTCCACGCTATGGCCTGCGTCGAAGTAGACGGCGTAGACGTCATTGCCGTCTACTTGGCCGCGAAGAGAGCTGCAGGCTTTTCCGCTCATTGTGTGTGAACCCGGATACTTACCCTGGACGCGAGAAAGCTCAGGATGGGGGTCACTGCCTAGGGGGACCATAACGGATTCCGCGATGAGAATGTATCGGCCGTCGCAGCGGGGGCCGGCGCTATCGTCCGGCATTTCGTCAATAGATTTTGCGCTAGCGCCAGCTTCATCTTTTGCTGCAGATTCCGCACTGGGTTTGTCATTGGCGTCGCACAACAAAACCTTATCGAGCAAGGGGAGTGGGGCACCGGCGTCTTCAAGTTTTGACCGGTCGTAGCATCCCATATGGGATGGCGACGACATTCCGTCGGTTTCGTATCGGTGCCACGCATTGTCGGTCCAATAGAACAAGGCTTGGGACGAGGTTCCGTCCTCACCAGCAAAAAGCCAGGAATCATCGCAGTACATCTTTACCGGGGCACGCAAATCACTGAGCTTGTCATCTGCGTATTCATTGCACTTCTCGTACTTGGTCAGTTCTTGTGATTTAGCGTTATTTTTTCTCTCTGGGGAATCTTTTTCCCCGTCCTTTTTGGAGTTGTCCTCATCTTTGTCGGACTCAGATCCCTTCTCAGGGTGGGAGGAATCTTTAGCCTCAGAGCTAGCAGCCAATGCGGGTTCATTTGGATCATCGGCATCACTTGAATCGTTCCTATTGGCCAGTGCCCAAGTTAGACCACCAACCAGAGCGAGAACCGCTAGCACAGCGATGACTAGGAACACGATGCGTTTACCTTTTCCGGAGGACTTAGAGGCGTCAAAACCCTCACCCGTAGGTGATGCTGCAGTGGTCGAGGTTGTAGGGGAATTAGGCGAGGGAGTGCCCCAAGCTTGTTCCTCGCGCGGCAAGGGGCGCTTGCGTTGAGTAGAAGGATCCGTGGAGGGCTGATCCGGCTGGCCCCAGGCATTGTTGTTGTTCAAAGGCTGAACTCCTCCATAAGCAATTCAAGAGCGGGATACGAGAGAGATTGGATAATCTAACGATTAATCCGTGTCATACTATAGACATACGACTTGCAGAAATTCTTTCAAAAAGAACTTCAATACAGGCATTCGGCTTTATTCAAGTTATCTGTGCGTAAAGCGGATGGCATAAGTGTGACATCTGTTTAGTTAAGGGATTAGGCTAAAAGGAGAAAATACCACCAAGTCTGTCAGGTATAAGGGCTTAGCAACCGGTGAAAGGGCAGTGTTTTAGCACGAGAGCTTGAACGCACGCGGAATTTTGGCGAGCGGGAAGAGCAAAACGGCGCTTCTATGTCCGGCTTAATCCCAAGCGTGACCGAAATTTGAATCCCCTATGAGGGGGAGAAAGGAACACTTGTGACACTGGATCGCAATCTCAGCGCCGCGGAATTGCATGCAACTCGCAATCGCGTGAGCGTGTCCCCAGACCTCATCAGACGATTAGGCGGTGCGTTGGGCTATGACGCAATCGAAGCCTTTGGAACAGATGCCCAATCTGAATTGAGCAAAGTCTTTGATTTGGGAGACATCATCGATCTCATCTTGCTAAGTCAGCTGCCGGACATGGAGGTCGCTCCGGGCATGGAACAGCAGGTAGAGGGGGACATCGCTAAGCAGCTGCTGCGGCGCATCAGCGCGGGTGATTATCTGACGCGCCAGCAGGTGCACGACCGCCTGCCGCGGGCTACGGTGATGCTCTACCGCATGGGACATCCGCGCCTGTGGGCCTTTGCCGCCCGCCAGCGCCTTCCCAAGGATGCGGAACGGGCAGTTCCAGAGTCGTTCCACCGCGATATCACCGGTCCGTACACCACTCCGGAGGAGGCGTGGTTGGGGATGTACGTGGCCGATGCCACGCGGCTTGGAGAGCTAAACACCCAGGTAGAAGGTGCCGGGTTGGGTGAGGATAGGCAGCAGCGCCTGCGGCTAGGTATGAGCCTGGCTGATACCTACCGCCAAGTGTGGAGCTCCGCGCGCGGCCATTGGCGCGTGAGCCCACAGACGCGCTATATCGTGCCCTCGCGCTTTGGCTATTGCCCCTTTGTCTTTCGCGTGGCCGAGGGTGGGTGGCGGCGCGATTCTTTCGAGGGGAGCCATGATCGTTTCATGGCTACGGAAGGCTATTGGATAGATGTGGAGCGTGAACGGCTCATTCACCTCGGCGCGCCAGACCCGCACGATGCTTGGCTTCCTACGGCGCGGATCGCGGCCGAGGCGCCGACGGAGGAGGACCTGGCTGTCGCGCGCGCACTTACCGGCCGAATTATCGCCTTGGGCGCCGGCCAGAAAAATATTACGATTCGCCTGCGCCAAAAGAACCGCACGTTGAACTTTGA from Corynebacterium tuberculostearicum includes the following:
- a CDS encoding methylenetetrahydrofolate--tRNA-(uracil-5-)-methyltransferase; this translates as MQRIAIIGEGPAALSTAEKLISAGMCVDLITQCTAPFGLLRRFAGLAGVLGDAVTGSHCGSGTTPRLRLIGNVHVGAEGDITHNEIHRLAASGNRELLILELKARGVAVTTWEGLCAPLQNFEDWRSIITRAQLAHVGI
- a CDS encoding phosphoadenylyl-sulfate reductase; translated protein: MTPTTNLLDGGKNYRDPSISPEGTRDTVPLDAEVAARNQQLVDQWADKLYDASAETITEWAAEHAPGRLAVTMSMENTVLAELAHRAGLDADLLFIDTGWHFPETLQVADEVEKRYPDLPLVRVLPLLSPEEQDKVYGPRLYTRDTAAYNRMRKVEPLNMAMDPYAGWVTGLRRADSEHRATAPALSLDRTGRLKISPIITWDLDDTDRYIEGNDLIIHPLTLQGYRSIGCAPLTFPVGEGDDARSGRVFADGKTECGLHE
- the cysD gene encoding sulfate adenylyltransferase subunit CysD, encoding MSTLSPHLKDLENESIHILREVAGQFDKVGILFSGGKDSVVVFELARRAFAPATVPFELLHVDTGHNFPEVIDFRDRLVKESGARLHVARVQDWIDRGDLQERPDGTRNPLQSVPLVETIAEREYDAVCGGARRDEERARAKERIFSIRDSFGGWDPRRQRPELWDLYNGGKMAGENVRVFPISNWTESDIWEYIGARELELPSIYYSHEREVFKRNGMWLAPGEWGGPAEGEELETRTVRYRTVGDMSCTGAVESTASTPDEVLAEISISILSERGATRADDKLSESAMEDRKKEGYF
- a CDS encoding sulfate adenylyltransferase subunit 1, coding for MTTTLAPNVGALKQRDTLRLCTAGSVDDGKSTFVGRLLYDTKSVLADQVESMERTSTDRGFDGMDLSLLVDGLRAEREQGITIDVAYRYFATDKRTFILADTPGHVQYTRNTVTGMSTSQVVVLLIDARHGVVEQTRRHLNVAALLGVRHVVLAVNKIDLVDYDEQVFRDIESEFNQIAARLDITDTTVVPISALKGDNVVERSTTMEWYTGPTVLEVLETVPVASGRADELDFRFPIQYVIREHASDYRGYAGRVKAGSISVGDEVRLPEGRTSTVTQIDTADGPADSAATGDSVTLLLADDIDLARGDLLAGPQRPAATREFDATVVGLTEKDIKPGQMLKLRYGSSLVKVRVAAVTRTLDLDGVSDVEDPESVAMNDIAHIAIQTQAELPVEDYAARGAVGNFLLIDQSSGNTLAAGFVGHRLR
- a CDS encoding LppP/LprE family lipoprotein — its product is MSLAIVPFTLAGCGNNSTDTAGQNLHYETASRSTSPEQGDNAEQETSTKESAPEEKATSKPVPPNVVMDEEEESQASQLDDENSSASGANQTCGTHSAQTAFQDGVSQVAPWGTIGWELFDSSGYDPCASLSWETLMIEGGTSSSPFHIMLFNHGEYLGTATAKPYGFAPTVERVNDSEIAVTYHWPREGEGNANRSGTTNAGFRWDEGQQKVIMSGDVPPMQ